ATCGTCCATCTGTATCTCTTCATAGCAAGCTCCCCTTCAAACATATGTTAATTTAAGGTGCTCTATTCAAAGGAACAGGGATGGGGCGGCGAATCTCTCTTATCCTTATTCTCCCCATCTTCTCCATAATCCTTTTCCTCTCCTCAGGAGAAAGTCCCCTCCACTTTTCGGCTGGGAAGCCGGGAGGCGGTGGCGGACCGCCCTCAGGGATGAACCGAGGAGGTGGCTTGAACTCCTTAGGCGGTTTCCCTCCGCCCGGTCTACCTCTTGACGGCCCACGGCGACCTCCCCTCGATGTGAGAAAGCCGATCTTATCCAGGTTCAGGTTGACCTCACCGTCGCCGACCTTCAGGATCACCTTTCTATGCTCAATCCTCTCCACAGTGGCCTCTCCGATCCTTTCCCCCTCAGATACATAGTAGGCCTTATGGGTATTGTTATCGTATATGAGAGCCCTGCTTTTGCCCTTTCCCTCTACTATCACCGTGCCCAGGAGGGTATATGACGGCCTTCTTTTGCGCTCCCTGTATCCGAGAGGTCGAAAGAGGTTGTTCCGAACTATCACCTCGTAATCAAGTCCCTTACCGGTCGATTCGCCTTCATCGATTATCCTCTTTATCTCAGCCCGCAACTTCGGATTTTTCTTGAACTCTTCGAAGACCTTCTGTCGCAGTTTGGGATTTCGCCTCAGCTCCTTGACCGATACCCCCTGCTCCTTGGCGACCTTGGCGATCAGCCTTAAGGCCTTCTTGGGCATTCCCTGGCCGAGAGCATGATAGTTGAATGAAACCATCATGAATCCTACGATCAAGAGGGTTAATACCTTCGGGATTGTCGATTTCAAATTCGCTCACCTCCTCCAAGTCAAAGGGCGTTAGCTATGATCGTCAACCGCACGCCGAGGATACCCTGTTTCTCGTCGGCTACCCCTATTCTAAGTCCCCTCGGTTCCAGCCATTTGGAGGATTGCTGTAGGCTGAGTATAAATTTGACAAGGCTTTCCAATTTCGTTTTGAAAGTCATATCCACGTAGTAGACTCGAGGTTTATACGAGGCGGGAATACCGGTTATCAGCGCTAAAAGATCGTTTCTCTTCGCCTTAACCTCCTGGTTGTATTGCATGAGAAGTTTCAGGGCTTCCTGTGAGTTCACCCTTTCCATTTGGGGTTTATTTTGAGGTGATCCCTCCTCACTGCTTTCCGACGTCACACCACCTGCCAGTTCGTTCAGGGCGTTGGCTATCTCCTCCTCCATGGGCAGAGGTTGCTCCTCCTCAGATGGTATCTCAGCCAGATATTCGGATATGATCCCTTCGTATTCCTCCTTGGTAAGCGGGTTGCCGGTTTCCATAATTTTCCGCGCCACCCGTAGTTTCAACTCCTTTGGAAGTTGAGTTGGCAGAAGTGGGAAAACGAGGTGGGATTTAATCGGGCGGTCGTTTTCGATCGATTTCATCTGTAGCTCAAGTTCAGCGGCGTATAGCTCTTTGACGAGATTGAGCTTTGTCTTCTGGGAGATGGGAATCGGTTTGGTTGAAACGATCGGTCTGACGCCCAACTGGTCGATCTTCCTTATGCCCGATTCCTTAGCGATCTGGGAAACCCTACCTATTATCGCCGCCTGCTCATCCCCCTCCTCGAAGACGGAGGAGCGTAGCTCTTTAAGCTGATCCAGACTTTGAAAACCGCCTAACATATTTCTGTATCTTATTATCTCGTTCGCCGTTGCCGAATCGAGTCCTTCCACCTTCATCAGGTCGAGGAAGGTGGCTTTGTTTATATCCTTCTTCCCCTCCTCATTCCCGATGGAGAACTTCTCTGAGATCTTCTTTATCATCTCATCCGATATGATCGGCTGATCTGCCACACCCAATTCCCTTTGCACCCTCATCTCCAGCAGTTTCATCGCCCCTTCCATCTGCGCCAGTTTCTCAGCCATTTCAAGCCGGTTCCGCTTATCGTTCAGCTCAGCATATGCCTCCATCCAGCCTGAGATAAGGGGCCATATGAGGAGATAGAAAGCCGAAAAGACGACGGCCACTCCTAATATCCCAAGTCCTACCTTCTCCCTTGTGGTTAGCTTCCGCATCGTCTCACCTTCCAGCCTCTGCCACTTGGCTTTCACCGGCACCGGAGGAGCCGGCGATGATTTCGTTTGCCTTAGGAGAGATTTTGAAACTTATCTGGACCTGAAGTATCGGCCTCTTGTTCTTCTCCACCGAGGCGATCTGACCCTGCTTGACATCCTCGAAGAGAAGCGATCTATCGATCTTCCGTATCGCCTCGCTTATAGCATCGTGCGAGGAGGCCTCCACGCTGATCGTCACCTTGCCGTTCTTATCGATCTGCAGGTTGGTGAAGGCGATCTTCGTCCTATCCGGGAACATCAGGCTTAACTCCCTCAGCACATCCAGCGGGGAAACCTTTGGCTTCATCAAATCAAGCATAGCGAGGTTTTTAAGGAGCATGGACCTCGACTGCTGGCTGGTCTTCTGCGTTTTCAGGAGTTGGGAGTTAATATCAGCGAGCATCCCCTCGATGTGGTTATCCCAGAGGGTGAGGCCGGTTCCCAGCAGGGCTATCCCCAGCACAACCGCTGCGGCATATGATATCGCCTTTGTGAGAAACTCCCTTCTCTCCTTTCTCTCCCTTTCCTCGGGTGGGATGAGGCTTGCGAGCTTAACGCCGTCGATGGCCATCCTCGCGAGGCCAACGGGAAGCGCGAAGAGATCTCCATCCGCCTCCGCCACCTTCTCGCCGCCGGGAATCGCCCCCATCGGGTTCCACCTCACCACATCTATGTTGAGCCGCTCGCGCAGGTATCCCTCCAGCCCGCGTAGCCTAGCCCCGCCGCCACAGAGGAGAAGTTTAGAAGGACTGATCCTCGTCTCGCCGATCATCCCGCTCAGAAAAGCTTGGATCGACCTTTCGACCTCCAGGGCCAGCCTCGAGGCCCATTTCCCGGTCGTATCGGCCACCACACCGCGTCTTTCGTCTATCTCACCTTCCGTGGATTCCGATTCCTCCCTCTCGCCTGGAAGGCTCAGATCGGAGGAGGGCAAATAGGCCTCCTGATGTTTTATCCTCTCGGCTTCCCTGAACTCCACGCCGAGTCTCCTGGCGATCGAAGCGGTCAGCATATCTCCGCCGACGGGGAAGCTCCTGGAGAAGGCCAGTCTTCCGGCGAGGATGATGCCCATATCGGTTCTGCCGGCGCCGATATCCAGGAAGAGCACGGGGGATTGGCTTATCTCCTCATCGACCGCCTTACCCGCGGCTAGGGCTGTGGCGAAGGCCGAGGGGATGAGCATATCCGGCTTGACGTCAGCCTCCTCCAGTATGGACATGTATCTTTCCACATCATCCCTTCGGGCGGCGACGAACTGCAGGGATAGCCTGCCCTCGCTCTCCACGACGTTCTGTATATCCCCTATTGCCTTCTCCATGGGGAAGGGCATATCGGGGGCAACCTGCATCTCCACGGCGCTTCTGAGGTTCGCCTCATCTCTCGCCCGAGGCAGATTCGCCACGTCCCTCACCACCACCATCGAACGGGGGATCGAGGCGATTATCACCTTTCCTTTCATCCCCTTGACAGCGCTCCTCACCGCTTCAACTATCATCCTGTCCTCAATCCTCGACGAGGAGGATCTATCCAGGGTGACATGAGCGTGCTTTATCACGCCGGTTTGCCTATCCGATACCTCCACGAGGAGGCTTTTAACGGCATTCGTTCCTATGTCTACGGCTAGGTATCTCATCTCTGTCTCCAGAGTTTAATTTCAATCCGATCTCCGGTTCTGTCCACTACACCCATGCAATATCCTACCTCTTTGCCGTCATCGGAGATCCCATACGATTCCACCCTGAACACGTC
This sequence is a window from Candidatus Poribacteria bacterium. Protein-coding genes within it:
- a CDS encoding helix-hairpin-helix domain-containing protein, which gives rise to MRKLTTREKVGLGILGVAVVFSAFYLLIWPLISGWMEAYAELNDKRNRLEMAEKLAQMEGAMKLLEMRVQRELGVADQPIISDEMIKKISEKFSIGNEEGKKDINKATFLDLMKVEGLDSATANEIIRYRNMLGGFQSLDQLKELRSSVFEEGDEQAAIIGRVSQIAKESGIRKIDQLGVRPIVSTKPIPISQKTKLNLVKELYAAELELQMKSIENDRPIKSHLVFPLLPTQLPKELKLRVARKIMETGNPLTKEEYEGIISEYLAEIPSEEEQPLPMEEEIANALNELAGGVTSESSEEGSPQNKPQMERVNSQEALKLLMQYNQEVKAKRNDLLALITGIPASYKPRVYYVDMTFKTKLESLVKFILSLQQSSKWLEPRGLRIGVADEKQGILGVRLTIIANAL
- the pilM gene encoding pilus assembly protein PilM, coding for MRYLAVDIGTNAVKSLLVEVSDRQTGVIKHAHVTLDRSSSSRIEDRMIVEAVRSAVKGMKGKVIIASIPRSMVVVRDVANLPRARDEANLRSAVEMQVAPDMPFPMEKAIGDIQNVVESEGRLSLQFVAARRDDVERYMSILEEADVKPDMLIPSAFATALAAGKAVDEEISQSPVLFLDIGAGRTDMGIILAGRLAFSRSFPVGGDMLTASIARRLGVEFREAERIKHQEAYLPSSDLSLPGEREESESTEGEIDERRGVVADTTGKWASRLALEVERSIQAFLSGMIGETRISPSKLLLCGGGARLRGLEGYLRERLNIDVVRWNPMGAIPGGEKVAEADGDLFALPVGLARMAIDGVKLASLIPPEERERKERREFLTKAISYAAAVVLGIALLGTGLTLWDNHIEGMLADINSQLLKTQKTSQQSRSMLLKNLAMLDLMKPKVSPLDVLRELSLMFPDRTKIAFTNLQIDKNGKVTISVEASSHDAISEAIRKIDRSLLFEDVKQGQIASVEKNKRPILQVQISFKISPKANEIIAGSSGAGESQVAEAGR